The Gemmatimonadota bacterium DH-78 region TGTCGTAGGAGTCGCCCCGGCTGCCGACGGAGGGCTCGATGCCGGCCAGCGCCAGGCGCTCGGTGTAGCGAATACTGAGGTATTGAGAGCCGCGGTCGGAGTGATGCACCAAGGCACGCTCACCGTCGGCCCTCCGCTCCGCAATGGCCTGCTCCAGCGCGTTCAGGGCCAGGTCGCTCTTCAGCGAGTTCGACACCTGCCAGCCGACGATCCGTCGTGCGAAGACGTCGATCACGAAGGCCACGTAGGCGAAGCTCGATCCGGTCCGGACGTAGGTCAGGTCCGAGACCCAAAGCTCGTTCGGACGGCGGGCGGAGAAGTCGCGATCCACCAGATCGCGGGGCCGATCCAGGCACTCGTCCGGCTGGGTCGTGACCTTGAAGCCTCGGCCGCGGATGGCCCCACGCAGCCCCATTTCCCGCATCAGTCGGGCGACGGTGCAGCGGGCGACGGGCGCGCCTTCGCGCCTCAGCTGCCTCCAGACCTTCCGAACGCCGTACACCGAGAAGTTCTCCTGCCACACGCGCCGGATCTCGGGACGCAGCGCGGCATCGCGACGGGCCCGGTCCGACGCCCGCTCCGGTTCTGCCTCGATCGCCTTGCGCGTGTAGTAGGTCGATGGAGCGATCGGCAGAACCCGGCAGATCGGCTCGACTCCGTACTCGGAGCGGTGGTCGTCGATGAAGGCCACCATCAGCGGGGTCGGCGGTCGAGCTCCGCCTGCGCGAAATACGCGGATGCCTTGCGAAGGATTTCGTTCGCTCGCTTCAACTCGCGATTCTCGCGCTCGAGTGCCTTGATCCGCTCCTGCTCGCTGCTCGTCGGACCCGGCCGCTGGCCGCCGTCACGCTCGGCGCGACGAACCCACTTCCGCAGCGTCTCGGACGTGCAGCCCACCTTCTCGGCCACTGAGCAGATCGCTGCCCACTGCGACCCGTGCTGCCCTTCGGTTTCCCACACCAGCCGGACCGCCCGCTCCCGTGTCTCCCGGGAGTACTTCGATCGGTTTGCCATGACCCAATCCTCTCAACGAATTCGGTCTCCGGCAAACCCGGGGCGGTTCAGAGTGGCTATTGGGGCTACCTGATGGTGGTTTGGGGCACTGCCTTGCTAGTGAGACGGCCGCGGCCGCTAGGCAGCGGGCCACTCGTCTGTCGCCTCGCGTCCCATATTCGCAAGCTGCCCGTGCACCAGAATCGCGAGACGATAGACAACACCAACCGCCGAGCCGCACATGCCGAAAGATCCCGATAGGTCAGCCCCGACGCCACCGGTTCGATGGTGTTCCTGGTTCAACAGGGAGCTTCACGCCGCGTTCGTAGGTCGAGGCCTCGCTCGTCCGATAGCCGACAGTCTCACGTGCGGCGCTCGCTCCTTCTCTTCCGCTCTCCATTCGTCGACTGTCGCAGACCGAGCCGTTGCTGCGGAGATCATCGGGACGGCTGCTGACAGATTTGTTGCAACAGCTATAGACCACCCTTACCTCGACTTCGCGACTTGGGGCGACTCCATGGCTCAAGCGGTCTGGGAGCTCGCGGAGGCTGGTGCTGATCTGGAGGGATATGGCGCTGCTTCGTCCAAAGCAAGCGACGAGGCGCTGGAAGCACCGGTTCCGTATCGAGGGCTTCAGCGGGCTCGAGACTTCATCGGCACAACCAGAGTTCTCGAGGTCTTTCGCTCGGGCAGGAGCGTGGCGCGTCTGACTCCACATGACGCACGGTACTGTGTCTACACATCCCAGTCATTTTTCGACACTCAAAAGGCTGCACGAGCGGCTGCAGGACAGGGACTGGATCAACCCTTGCCCGCCCGAATCCGAGTGCGTGATGACGACGGGTTTATCAACTTCGTGCTCGCGGATGGCCACCACCGCGCGCTCATTCTCAACGGTCGCGGCCTTCCGATTCTGCTGCTGCCGCACCCAAGCTCAGATGTCCGCCAACACTACTCGTTTCGGAACTTTGTTCGTGAGCACTGGTCGAAGTTATAGGCCTGAACTGGCAGACTGATTGTTTGGAGAGCGTGCAGGGCTGCTGGTCTGCAGCTCAACGGCTTCTGCGAGCACGGTCTAGGGATCGATGATGGACTAGGCTGTCCTGATTCGGAGTAACGAGACGCAAGCGTTCCCTTGGGGCGCGTTGCATTCTGGGTTTGAAACCTGCCAGGGAAATCAAACCACAGGGGCCTCGCCATGACCCAGAGGGACGTATCTCTTCCGTATTCGCACGATGGCGCTGGCCGAGGAATCGGGCAATCCGTCCGCGGGACCGCCGTGAGGGTTAGCATTCTGATGGATCGTCGAGGCCCGCCCCCGGACCATAGACCCCCAACGATCACGGAGTCCCCGATCCTCGACGACCCCGCCCTGACCTCCCGCGGGCCGCATCACCACGGAACAGCCACCAGAGACCCCGTGAAACCAACGATCCCCTGCCCTCTTGACCGTTCAACCCCGACTACGCGGCACCAGTCCGCCATCCGCTGGCTCGCAACCTTCACCCTCACCATCGCCCTCACCGCCTGCACCGCAGGCGTCGATCTCGACCCGGCCCTCGCCGACGCGCCGATGCCCGACACCTACGGCCCCGTCGATGCGGAACTCGCGGACGCAGGCGCCTGGCTGTTTCAACGAAACTGCTCCGCCTGCCACTCCATCGGCGGTGGTTCCCTGATCGGTCCCGACCTCAGCGGAGTGACCGAGCGGCGCAGCCTCGACTGGATCGCGGCGATGATCCGACGCCCGGATTCGATGATGGCCGCCGACACGATCGCGCAGCGTCTGCGAGCCGAATACCAGGTGCCGATGGCCGACCGTCGCCTCGACGGCGCCCGCATCCGCGCACTGATCGAGTTTCTCCGCCGCGCTGACATCGGGCCGGGCCCAGCCGACAGCCGCGTGGGACGCACCGAGGGGGGCGTCGAGTGGGAGCGAGCGGGGGATGGACCGGTGGTGGTCCTGGTGCACGGCACGAACCTCGACCGCGAAGTCTGGCGGGGCCTGCGGCATCGCCTCGGAGGGGATCACTCCGTGGTGTCGTACGACCTGCGAAGTCACGGTGGATCGGCCGATGCCGACGGGCCGTGGTCCGACGTGGCCGACCTCGACGAGGTGCTCGACGCGGCCGGGGTGGGAGCGTCGGACCCCATCATCCTGGTGGGACTCTCGGCAGGCGCGGGCACCGCTCTCGACTACGCCCTGGAGCACGGCGGGCGGGTCACCCGACTCGTGATGGTATCTCCCTCCGTCCGCGGCTTCGTACCCGATGCCGGCGACGTGCCCGATGTGTTCGGCCCCTTGATGGCCGCCCTCGCGACGGGCGGCTCCGAGGCGATCGGCGACGCGATGGTGGCTCTGCCCACCTTCGCCGTGCCCCCCGAGCAGCAGCCCGGCGTCGACGCGATGGTGCGGCGGAACCTCAGGCTCTTCGACGTCGACCCGGCCTGGGCATCGCCGCCCGACGTGGCCCCGCTCGAGCGGCTCGGCGAGCTGACGCCCGAGATGGTGATCCTGGTTGGAGAGCGGGACTTTCCCGCGACCGCGAGCCTCGCGGCCCACCTCACCGACGAGGTGGCGTCGGCGATCCGGATCTCCATTCCCGACGGGGGACACCTGCTCCCCCTGACGCACCCGGACGCCCTGAGGCAGGCGATCGTCGCCCCCCTCTCCCGGCTTCGCAATTGAGGCAACGTACGCAGTGCCCGGGCGCCGGTCCCGAGCAGCGCCGCGAACTTCAATCTTCCTGAAGCGCAGTCAGCGGCGCGATCGTGGCGGTCCTGATCGCGAGAACGCAAGGATCGAACAGCACCGCGGCTCGCTGGCGGTCGCGGCTGGCGAAGCCTATAGCGAGAGAACCAGGAAAGTCCCTATCGGACGACGCGCTCTACACACGCGAGAATCGCGGGGGTCGGCATCGGTGCCACCTGG contains the following coding sequences:
- a CDS encoding IS3 family transposase (programmed frameshift), giving the protein MANRSKYSRETRERAVRLVWETEGQHGSQWAAICSVAEKVGCTSETLRKWVRRAERDGGQRPGPTSSEQERIKALERENRELKRANEILRKASAYFGAGGARPPTPLMVAFIDDHRSEYGVEPICRVLPIAPSTYYTRKAIEAEPERASDRARRDAALRPEIRRVWQENFSVYGVRKVWRQLRREGAPVARCTVARLMREMGLRGAIRGRGFKVTTQPDECLDRPRDLVDRDFSARRPNELWVSDLTYVRTGSSFAYVAFVIDVFARRIVGWQVSNSLKSDLALNALEQAIAERRADGERALVHHSDRGSQYLSIRYTERLALAGIEPSVGSRGDSYDNALAESIIGLYKTELIYPRGPWTRLEDLELATLGWVWWFNHHRLLGPLGDIPPVEFEEQYHSRQAALPEPLALKSNTLR
- a CDS encoding alpha/beta fold hydrolase, translated to MKPTIPCPLDRSTPTTRHQSAIRWLATFTLTIALTACTAGVDLDPALADAPMPDTYGPVDAELADAGAWLFQRNCSACHSIGGGSLIGPDLSGVTERRSLDWIAAMIRRPDSMMAADTIAQRLRAEYQVPMADRRLDGARIRALIEFLRRADIGPGPADSRVGRTEGGVEWERAGDGPVVVLVHGTNLDREVWRGLRHRLGGDHSVVSYDLRSHGGSADADGPWSDVADLDEVLDAAGVGASDPIILVGLSAGAGTALDYALEHGGRVTRLVMVSPSVRGFVPDAGDVPDVFGPLMAALATGGSEAIGDAMVALPTFAVPPEQQPGVDAMVRRNLRLFDVDPAWASPPDVAPLERLGELTPEMVILVGERDFPATASLAAHLTDEVASAIRISIPDGGHLLPLTHPDALRQAIVAPLSRLRN